From Polaribacter haliotis:
TTAAATCAGTTTACTTTTTTCTGTTAAAATTTTATGAATATTATTTACTTGATTTTCAGTAATATCAAGTAACAAATTCTTAATAATGTAGTTAGATTGAAGTAGTTTTTTATCCTCTTTCCATTGATTGTTTATACGTTCTAAAATTTGAGATTTTGAAGAAGCATCTCTTTGCATAACTCTCTCTATTCTAATATTTATTGGAACAAATACTGAAATTATAAAATCGCATACTTTATCTGCTTTGCTCTCAAATAAAATTGCATTTTCATAAATAATATAAGTTTTATCTTTATGCTCTTTTATAAAACTCTGAAAATGATTTCGAACTTCTGGATGTACTATACTATTTAATGTAGCCAATTTACTCTTATTCTTAAAAACGATATCTGCAATGAAAGGCCTGTTTAATTGATTGTTTTTGTAAGCTTGTGAACCAAACTCAGCAATAAGTTTCGTTTTTATTTTATCAGAAGAACTCATTAGTTTCTTTGCTTCTAAATCTGCAATGTAAATAGCAACATGCTCTTTGTTTGCAAAAATTTTTGCTACAGTAGTTTTACCACTTCCAATGCCTCCTGTTAAACCAACAATCATGTTATTTTTGAATTAAAAAATCTATCTTTTTTGGAGCTATTTTAAAGCTTCTCACAAATTCTGTGGTACTTACTGCTTTCGGAATTAAATAGTTTAAACCATTCTCTTTTACTTCATTAAAATCGCATTCTATTTGGAAAGAAGTTGTATTAATTTTATTAAAATTGGTTAGAGAAGCAACGAAGGTAACTTCTACTTTTTTAGGCAAAGTAGTTATTTTTATATCAGATGGTAGGTTTGTAATTCTATAAGGAATTTCGATAGTACCTTCTGTAAATTGCTCCACTTTTCCTTCAACAAAAACCTTTGTTTTATCGAACTTTAAATTCTTATTATTAGTTGGTTTTAAAATTGCTACTTCCTTTTTAAAATCGGCTTTTGCATCTTCTATTTCAATTGGAGATAATTCTAATTCAAATAAACTATCTATTTCTTTTTTAGGGCCTGAAACAATAATACTATCTGGAGTAATTTTGGTTTTACTTGCTAAATCGTAACCAACATGATACTTAATTTTTAAATTCGCTTTTAGTGGAATTTTCTTACTTATTAATGTACCTAAATCTAATAATAAAGAATCTTGAATAATTTCCTGTACAACAATACCAGATGGCATTTGTTTTTGAATACTACTCAATTGATTTTTAGTTAAAATATAATAGATATCTCTTTTCTTTTTCTTTAAATTATTTGCTCTAATTTTAATTGATTTTCCACTGAAACCGGTTTTCAAAATTTTAAAACCACTTGCTTTAATAGTAACATCTATTTCTTTTACAGGTGAAGATTGTAATAATTTATTTTGAGCAATTCCACTATATTCTATAGGAAAGTTTAATGTAGTTACATACTCTTTCGAAAGTGTAATTAGAAACCAAATAAGTACAGAGGTTAATAAAAAGCCAACAAATGTTTTAGGAATTTTACTTTTCGATTTCAAGTCTTATTGTTTTAATTGCAATCTACATAAAAGCTATCAAAAAAAAAAGTGAGTATTGTCTAAAAGACCCTACTCACTTTTTGTTATATATAATTTATAAATTATTTCTTTACTGCTGGAGCTAAATATTTTTTACTTAATTCCATAGAAATTGCAGAACGTTCGAATTTCATTTTTCCTGCACCAGTTTCTATTGTAACTGTATTATCTGTATTATTTACTTCCGTAATTTTTCCATGAATTCCACTAGAAGTAATTACTTTAGAACCAGTTTTAATTTCTGCCTGAAAAGCTTTTTCTTTTTTTTGTCGATTCATTTGTGGTCTTATCATAAAAAAGTATAAGACTAAAATCATCGCAGCAAAAGGTAACATACTCATTAAACCTCCTGATTCTGCTTGTAAAATTATTGTTTGAAACATCTTAATTATTTTCCTTTTGGAATTACAGAACCTTTTATTGTAAGAACTTCTCTACCAGACTCTGTATTGGTAGTTAAAGTAATGTCTTTTTGTTGTCTATTTGGTTTTCCAGATGTATTAAATTTCACTTGAATCTCTCCAGTTTCTCCTGGTTTAATAGGCGCTTTTGGCCAAACTGGAACTGTACAACCACAAGTAGATTGAGCATTAGTAATTACTAAATCTGTTTTACCAGAGTTTGTAAGTGTAAATACTTTTTCTACAATATCTCCTTCGTTTACAGTACCAAAATTGTATACTTTTTCTTCAAAAGAAATAGATGCAGTACCTTTTTTAATCTCTGCGTCTCTATATTTAGCCTTTTCGACATTGTTCTTATTAATTTTTGAAGTTGCATTCTCATTTCCACAAGAAACCAATATTGTAGAAGCAACTATAAACGCGAATAAAAATTTTATTTTTTTCATTTTGATTATATTTTTTGTAAAAATAACAAATTTATTATTGTTAACAAGGCTTAAAGTAATCCTCTTCCTATTTTAACAATTTTTTTAGTTTCAATAAATTCTCTAGAAATTTTATCTAAGACACCATTTATAAAGTAACTACTTTTAGTTGTGGAATAATCTTTAGAAACTTCGATATATTCGTTAATTGTTACTCTTGTTGGTATAGATGGAAAGTTAATAAACTCAGTAATTGCCATTTTTATTAGAATCATGTCTATTTCTGCGATTCTATCAGACTCCCAGTTTGGTGTTTTTTCTTCAATAATTTGCTCGTATTCTTGTTGTTTTAAAACCGTTTTACGGAATAAATTCGATACGAAATCCTCATCATCTTTGTCTTTATATAAAGAACCTAGCTGAAAAGTAGCATTCTCTTTTTGTTTACTTAAAGATTTTACAACCCATGTATTTACAAAAGGAATATCATCTACCCAAGAAATCATTGTATCCTCGAAATAATCGGCTAACTTTTCGTTTGGTGCAATAATTTCTTTGAAAAAATCAATTACAAAAGACTTGTCTACTTTATAAGAATCTTCCTCAGTTTCTAAATATTTTTTGTATAGATCGCTTTTTAGTAATTCTTCATAAATAATTTTTACATATTCGGAATCTAATTCCCAATTATCTATTTTATTTACTTCCAAATAAC
This genomic window contains:
- the yajC gene encoding preprotein translocase subunit YajC, translated to MFQTIILQAESGGLMSMLPFAAMILVLYFFMIRPQMNRQKKEKAFQAEIKTGSKVITSSGIHGKITEVNNTDNTVTIETGAGKMKFERSAISMELSKKYLAPAVKK
- a CDS encoding DUF1573 domain-containing protein, translating into MKKIKFLFAFIVASTILVSCGNENATSKINKNNVEKAKYRDAEIKKGTASISFEEKVYNFGTVNEGDIVEKVFTLTNSGKTDLVITNAQSTCGCTVPVWPKAPIKPGETGEIQVKFNTSGKPNRQQKDITLTTNTESGREVLTIKGSVIPKGK
- the nusB gene encoding transcription antitermination factor NusB, with amino-acid sequence MINRRHIRVKVMQSVYAMLQSKNDDVLKEEKFLKHSILKMFDLYVLNLRLLVEVQKLAAKKIALSKKKILATSADLKPNTKLLENRLINKIAESISIEGYLEVNKIDNWELDSEYVKIIYEELLKSDLYKKYLETEEDSYKVDKSFVIDFFKEIIAPNEKLADYFEDTMISWVDDIPFVNTWVVKSLSKQKENATFQLGSLYKDKDDEDFVSNLFRKTVLKQQEYEQIIEEKTPNWESDRIAEIDMILIKMAITEFINFPSIPTRVTINEYIEVSKDYSTTKSSYFINGVLDKISREFIETKKIVKIGRGLL
- the coaE gene encoding dephospho-CoA kinase (Dephospho-CoA kinase (CoaE) performs the final step in coenzyme A biosynthesis.); protein product: MIVGLTGGIGSGKTTVAKIFANKEHVAIYIADLEAKKLMSSSDKIKTKLIAEFGSQAYKNNQLNRPFIADIVFKNKSKLATLNSIVHPEVRNHFQSFIKEHKDKTYIIYENAILFESKADKVCDFIISVFVPINIRIERVMQRDASSKSQILERINNQWKEDKKLLQSNYIIKNLLLDITENQVNNIHKILTEKSKLI
- a CDS encoding CdaR family protein; protein product: MKSKSKIPKTFVGFLLTSVLIWFLITLSKEYVTTLNFPIEYSGIAQNKLLQSSPVKEIDVTIKASGFKILKTGFSGKSIKIRANNLKKKKRDIYYILTKNQLSSIQKQMPSGIVVQEIIQDSLLLDLGTLISKKIPLKANLKIKYHVGYDLASKTKITPDSIIVSGPKKEIDSLFELELSPIEIEDAKADFKKEVAILKPTNNKNLKFDKTKVFVEGKVEQFTEGTIEIPYRITNLPSDIKITTLPKKVEVTFVASLTNFNKINTTSFQIECDFNEVKENGLNYLIPKAVSTTEFVRSFKIAPKKIDFLIQK